One Jeotgalicoccus saudimassiliensis DNA window includes the following coding sequences:
- the ruvB gene encoding Holliday junction branch migration DNA helicase RuvB gives MDERILDEHEHDNEASLELSLRPTKLHQYIGQDALKSNLSVFIEAARMREEALDHVILHGPPGLGKTTLANIIAAEMNVNIKTTSGPAVERAGDLAAILSSLEPGDVLFIDEIHRLPRFVEEILYSAMEDFFIDVVIGQGDEARSIRIDLPPFTLVGATTRFGSLSAPLRDRFGVQLRLQYYDLDSLKLIIERTADIFEVAIPENSLNELAKRSRGTPRIANRLLRRVRDFSMVKGEEAITLETTNYALKVLEVDPEGLEPIDHKIMRTIIGTYGGGPVGLETVAVSIGEEVVTLNDVYEPYLIQRGFLERTPRGRKATAKSFEYFKNIDMN, from the coding sequence ATGGATGAACGTATTTTAGATGAGCATGAGCACGATAATGAAGCGTCGCTGGAATTATCGCTCCGGCCGACAAAGCTGCATCAGTATATCGGTCAGGATGCACTTAAAAGCAACCTGAGCGTATTTATCGAAGCAGCGAGAATGCGCGAAGAAGCGCTGGATCACGTCATACTGCATGGCCCGCCGGGGCTCGGTAAGACGACGCTTGCAAACATTATCGCTGCGGAAATGAACGTTAATATTAAGACGACATCCGGACCGGCCGTTGAACGTGCCGGCGACCTCGCTGCGATTTTATCCAGTTTAGAACCGGGTGATGTTCTTTTTATCGATGAAATTCACAGGCTGCCGCGTTTTGTTGAGGAAATTTTATACTCTGCAATGGAGGATTTCTTTATCGATGTTGTAATCGGTCAGGGAGATGAAGCGAGAAGTATCCGCATCGACCTTCCGCCTTTTACACTCGTCGGTGCAACAACGCGGTTTGGAAGCCTTTCTGCACCGCTTAGAGACCGTTTCGGTGTGCAGCTGAGACTGCAGTATTACGACCTTGACAGTCTCAAGCTGATTATTGAACGGACGGCGGATATTTTTGAAGTGGCCATTCCGGAAAACAGCCTGAATGAGCTGGCGAAAAGATCCCGCGGTACACCGAGAATTGCCAACAGGCTGCTTCGCAGGGTGAGGGATTTCTCGATGGTAAAAGGTGAAGAAGCAATTACACTTGAAACGACAAACTATGCACTGAAAGTGCTTGAAGTCGATCCGGAAGGACTCGAACCGATCGACCATAAAATTATGCGTACAATTATCGGTACATACGGCGGCGGTCCGGTCGGACTTGAAACTGTAGCAGTATCAATCGGTGAGGAAGTCGTGACACTGAACGATGTGTACGAACCGTATTTAATTCAGCGCGGATTTTTAGAGCGTACACCGAGAGGTCGTAAAGCCACAGCCAAATCATTTGAGTATTTTAAAAATATTGATATGAACTAG